In Acanthopagrus latus isolate v.2019 chromosome 17, fAcaLat1.1, whole genome shotgun sequence, the following are encoded in one genomic region:
- the si:dkey-262k9.2 gene encoding uncharacterized protein si:dkey-262k9.2, with translation MMRLLFLCLLLLLPAATAVSEESEGSAEGELDDEDLNADALMPRTRSGPANDSDTAKATGEDQDSDQFTMIVIIVAATALTLSVAAIVTIMLVRRHMHKPQHGVYSVPTEQDQKAV, from the exons ATGATGCGATTGCTGttcctgtgtctgctgctgctgctgccagccgCTACTG ctgtttcAGAAGAAAGTGAAGGATCAGCTGAAGGAG AGCTGGACGATGAAGATTTAAATGCAGATGCAT TGATGCCAAGGACTCGTAGCGGACCAGCCAATGACTCAGATACAGCTAAAGCTACAGGTGAAGACCAAGACTcag ATCAATTCACCATGATTGTCATCATTGTAGCCGCCACCGCGCTGACTCTTTCTGTTGCAGCAATAGTCA ccaTAATGTTAGTAAGACGCCACATGCACAAACCGCAGCACGG GGTCTACTCAGTGCCCACAGAGCAGGACCAGAAAGCGGTGTAG